A single Osmerus mordax isolate fOsmMor3 chromosome 7, fOsmMor3.pri, whole genome shotgun sequence DNA region contains:
- the tnnt2a gene encoding troponin T type 2a (cardiac) isoform X1, with protein MSCNLTHPDSVCQSFSLLPVLLYLKHDNHQFELVCLTVMLKDNSLFCLSFPVILSIEEAKPKFKPFMMPNLIPPKIPDGEKVDFDDIHRKRMEKDLNELQTLIEVHFESRKKEEEELVNLKDRIDKRRSERAEQHRIRSEREKERQKRLEDERTRKEEEESRRKAEDDAKKKKTLTSLHFGGYMQKTEKRVGKRQTEREKKKKILNDRRKSLDVENAGQDKLRDKAKELWDWMHQLEAEKFELQYQFTRQKYEINVLRNRVSDHQKSSKRTKRGLRK; from the exons ATGTCTTGTAACCTGACACACCCTGATAGTGTGTGTCAGTCATTCTCACTTCTACCCGTGTTATTGTATTTGAAGCATGACAACCATCAGTTTGagcttgtctgtctgacagtcaTGCTTAAAGATAACTCTCTTTTCTGTTTGTCCTTCCCTGTTATTTTGTCTATAGAGGAGGCCAAACCTAAATTCAA GCCTTTTATGATGCCGAACCTCATCCCTCCCAAGATcccagatggagagaaagtAGATTTTGAT GACATCCATCGAAAGAGAATGGAGAAGGACCTGAATGAACTGCAGACTCTGATTGAGGTCCACTTTGAGAGcaggaagaaggaagaggaggagcttgTCAACCTGAAGGACAGGATT GACAAGCGTCGCTCTGAGCGAGCCGAGCAGCACAGGATCCGCAGTGAACGTGAGAAAGAACGACAGAAGCGTCTCGAG gatgagaggacaaggaaggaggaagaggagtccaGAAGGAAAGCTGAGGATGacgccaagaagaagaagacactgACCAGCCTGCACTTTGGAGGCTACATGCAGAAG ACAGAGAAACGCGTGGGcaagagacagactgagagagagaagaagaagaaaatccTGAACGACAGGCGCAAATCACTGGATGTGGAGAATGCCGGCCAGGACAAGCTCAG ggATAAAGCTAAAGAGCTGTGGGATTGGATGCACCAGTTGGAAGCTGAGAAGTTTGAGCTCCAGTACCAGTTCACTCGGCAGAAATATGAG ATTAATGTGCTTAGGAACCGTGTGAGTGACCACCAGAAAAG CTCCAAGAGGACCAAGAGAGGCCTGAGAAAATAA
- the tnnt2a gene encoding troponin T type 2a (cardiac) isoform X2, translating to MVEVEQEEEQEEVQEEEAEEEAGEEEGEEAKPKFKPFMMPNLIPPKIPDGEKVDFDDIHRKRMEKDLNELQTLIEVHFESRKKEEEELVNLKDRIDKRRSERAEQHRIRSEREKERQKRLEDERTRKEEEESRRKAEDDAKKKKTLTSLHFGGYMQKTEKRVGKRQTEREKKKKILNDRRKSLDVENAGQDKLRDKAKELWDWMHQLEAEKFELQYQFTRQKYEINVLRNRVSDHQKSSKRTKRGLRK from the exons atggtggaggtggaacaggaagaggagcaggaggaggtgcaagaggaggaggcagaggaag aggcaggagaggaggaaggag AGGAGGCCAAACCTAAATTCAA GCCTTTTATGATGCCGAACCTCATCCCTCCCAAGATcccagatggagagaaagtAGATTTTGAT GACATCCATCGAAAGAGAATGGAGAAGGACCTGAATGAACTGCAGACTCTGATTGAGGTCCACTTTGAGAGcaggaagaaggaagaggaggagcttgTCAACCTGAAGGACAGGATT GACAAGCGTCGCTCTGAGCGAGCCGAGCAGCACAGGATCCGCAGTGAACGTGAGAAAGAACGACAGAAGCGTCTCGAG gatgagaggacaaggaaggaggaagaggagtccaGAAGGAAAGCTGAGGATGacgccaagaagaagaagacactgACCAGCCTGCACTTTGGAGGCTACATGCAGAAG ACAGAGAAACGCGTGGGcaagagacagactgagagagagaagaagaagaaaatccTGAACGACAGGCGCAAATCACTGGATGTGGAGAATGCCGGCCAGGACAAGCTCAG ggATAAAGCTAAAGAGCTGTGGGATTGGATGCACCAGTTGGAAGCTGAGAAGTTTGAGCTCCAGTACCAGTTCACTCGGCAGAAATATGAG ATTAATGTGCTTAGGAACCGTGTGAGTGACCACCAGAAAAG CTCCAAGAGGACCAAGAGAGGCCTGAGAAAATAA